Proteins found in one Terribacillus sp. DMT04 genomic segment:
- a CDS encoding LLM class flavin-dependent oxidoreductase has product MKYAYWQPVTNSWLRHVEDEASLSLLCVKETARMAERSGFDAVFLPDTYLYQGKNADQQLDFWETASAVAEATNKLHIMAAVRPSIDQPVEAAKQAVTIDQISNSRFSLAVVSFLREEEQKREAGDIAGTEEFYLQTEEFFEVLRGVWAAGSYTYDGLYYQVQHIDYLPAANKKEISPLYAGGESDYLRQTIAESCDAYVMKGGTVQETASMVADMQIRREAAGKQPFTEFGMTAYVICRETEEEAYQEWERITGVDYEAYVTEEELAQKSIISDDAVAARGLRPNLVGTPMQIAQRILAYEHAGVSLLLLQFSPQLREMERFANDVIPLVEEMRENSI; this is encoded by the coding sequence ATGAAATATGCGTATTGGCAGCCAGTAACAAACAGCTGGCTGCGGCATGTGGAGGATGAGGCATCTCTTAGCTTGTTATGTGTAAAGGAAACAGCGCGCATGGCAGAACGCAGTGGTTTTGATGCTGTATTTCTTCCTGATACCTACCTATACCAAGGAAAGAATGCAGATCAGCAGCTGGATTTTTGGGAAACAGCTAGCGCTGTGGCAGAGGCAACAAATAAACTGCATATCATGGCAGCAGTTCGGCCGAGTATTGATCAGCCAGTGGAAGCTGCTAAGCAAGCAGTGACTATTGATCAGATTAGCAACAGTCGATTTTCACTTGCGGTTGTATCTTTTCTTCGGGAAGAAGAACAAAAGCGAGAAGCTGGTGATATAGCCGGAACGGAGGAATTTTACCTGCAGACAGAGGAATTTTTTGAAGTGCTGCGCGGTGTTTGGGCAGCGGGCAGTTACACATATGATGGATTATATTATCAAGTCCAGCATATCGATTATCTCCCAGCTGCGAACAAAAAAGAAATATCGCCTTTGTACGCTGGCGGAGAGAGCGACTATTTGCGGCAGACCATTGCGGAATCATGCGATGCTTACGTGATGAAAGGCGGTACGGTACAGGAAACAGCTAGTATGGTAGCTGACATGCAAATTCGCCGGGAAGCTGCTGGCAAGCAGCCTTTTACCGAGTTTGGTATGACTGCTTATGTCATTTGTCGTGAGACAGAGGAAGAAGCCTATCAAGAATGGGAACGGATTACCGGCGTCGACTACGAAGCATATGTAACAGAGGAAGAATTAGCACAAAAAAGTATCATCAGCGACGATGCTGTTGCTGCAAGAGGACTGCGTCCGAATCTAGTTGGAACGCCAATGCAAATAGCGCAGCGGATTCTTGCTTATGAACATGCAGGCGTTAGTTTGCTTTTGCTGCAATTTTCCCCACAGCTGCGGGAAATGGAACGTTTTGCAAACGACGTCATACCGCTGGTCGAGGAAATGCGCGAAAACTCCATTTAA
- a CDS encoding LLM class flavin-dependent oxidoreductase — MKLSILDQSRLKEDGNAAEALQETARLAELADQLGYERFWVSEHHGGSLGHSSPEVMMAHLASRTSRIRIGSGGVMLSHYSAYKVAENARLLEALHPGRIDIGIGRAPGGMPAAKRALQEHKIVPEDWYDRQIRDLLHYLNIRNEEKHRFGELKAMPDIQTAPAVWLLGGSAGSAGLAAYHGIGFAYAQFIRGEKDTAVLEMYRQSFQQEAGKPQALISLFLFCAATHEQAEALAKSHEVASLLQEQGRPVNGMLRPDTAAAYKLSPYEKERLQDNRATMVIGTPAEVLQQLEELQKYYGHDVEFMLTSPVYDEQARQNGFQLLMETYKQRGYSV; from the coding sequence ATGAAGCTTAGTATATTGGATCAATCTCGTCTTAAAGAAGATGGCAATGCGGCAGAAGCGCTACAGGAGACAGCTCGTTTAGCAGAGCTGGCTGATCAGCTGGGGTACGAGCGCTTCTGGGTATCAGAACATCATGGGGGCAGCTTAGGACATAGCAGTCCAGAAGTCATGATGGCGCATCTGGCAAGCAGAACGTCACGAATTAGAATCGGATCCGGGGGTGTCATGCTGTCCCACTATAGTGCTTATAAAGTGGCAGAAAACGCGCGACTACTTGAAGCACTTCATCCAGGAAGAATTGACATCGGAATTGGACGTGCTCCAGGCGGTATGCCCGCTGCTAAACGAGCATTGCAAGAGCATAAAATCGTACCGGAGGATTGGTATGACCGCCAAATACGTGATCTGCTTCATTACTTGAATATAAGGAATGAGGAAAAGCATCGCTTTGGAGAATTAAAAGCAATGCCAGACATTCAGACAGCGCCTGCTGTCTGGCTGTTGGGCGGCAGTGCAGGCAGTGCAGGCCTTGCTGCTTATCACGGCATAGGATTTGCTTACGCGCAGTTTATCCGCGGAGAAAAAGATACAGCTGTACTGGAAATGTACCGACAATCTTTTCAGCAGGAGGCAGGGAAGCCGCAAGCGTTAATCAGCTTGTTCTTATTCTGTGCTGCGACGCATGAACAAGCAGAAGCATTAGCGAAAAGCCATGAAGTAGCATCCCTTTTGCAAGAACAGGGTAGACCTGTAAACGGGATGCTGCGTCCAGACACAGCTGCAGCGTACAAATTATCTCCTTATGAAAAAGAACGGCTGCAAGATAACAGAGCAACAATGGTCATTGGCACCCCAGCTGAAGTGCTTCAGCAGCTGGAGGAACTGCAGAAATATTATGGCCACGATGTGGAATTCATGCTGACAAGTCCGGTTTATGATGAGCAAGCCAGACAGAATGGCTTCCAGCTTTTAATGGAGACTTACAAGCAGCGGGGTTATTCTGTTTGA
- a CDS encoding NAD(P)-dependent oxidoreductase: MIGFIGLGIMGENMAANLLKKGEQLVVYNRTKAKAQHLVDNGAVWAESPQKVGEQADVVFTMLTDPSAVKAVVLGEEGLFSGMKKGSLWVDVSTVKPAFTKEMAVAAKKHHIRFVDAPVSGSKAPAQQGKLHFLVGGDAQDVKQITPLLEKMGQSVQHMGENGNGSATKLAVNMLLVQSLTGLSEAISFGEAVGLNAEHLMDVLLALPVTSDIQAGKRDTILQQNFDPQFPLEHAYKDLQQISETAYEAGAPLPMTNSVKELYALAQKNGYGKKDVAAVYALLARD; this comes from the coding sequence GTGATTGGGTTTATTGGATTAGGAATTATGGGAGAAAACATGGCAGCTAATCTGCTCAAAAAAGGAGAGCAGTTAGTTGTTTATAACCGTACGAAAGCAAAAGCACAACATTTAGTAGACAATGGTGCTGTCTGGGCAGAATCACCTCAAAAAGTTGGCGAACAAGCAGATGTCGTATTTACAATGCTCACTGACCCAAGCGCTGTGAAAGCTGTAGTCCTCGGAGAAGAAGGACTGTTCAGCGGAATGAAGAAAGGCAGCTTGTGGGTTGATGTTAGTACAGTAAAACCAGCATTCACGAAGGAAATGGCTGTAGCGGCTAAGAAACATCATATCCGTTTCGTTGATGCACCAGTTTCCGGTTCAAAAGCACCTGCACAGCAAGGAAAGCTGCACTTTCTTGTTGGCGGTGATGCACAAGATGTTAAACAAATTACACCTTTGCTCGAAAAAATGGGACAAAGCGTTCAGCATATGGGGGAAAACGGGAACGGCTCCGCGACAAAACTAGCAGTGAATATGCTGCTTGTACAGTCTCTTACTGGTTTATCAGAAGCTATAAGCTTTGGTGAAGCAGTCGGTCTCAATGCCGAACACTTGATGGACGTGCTGCTGGCTCTTCCCGTAACAAGTGATATTCAGGCTGGAAAACGAGACACCATCCTGCAGCAGAACTTTGACCCCCAATTCCCGCTCGAGCATGCTTACAAAGATTTGCAGCAAATCTCTGAAACAGCTTATGAAGCAGGAGCTCCTCTGCCAATGACAAATAGTGTGAAGGAACTGTATGCTCTTGCGCAAAAGAATGGCTACGGCAAAAAAGATGTCGCAGCTGTCTACGCGCTGTTGGCACGTGACTGA
- a CDS encoding anion permease: MADSSNKPKREVKWIPLLITVLIGVILWFIPSPDGVKEEAWHLFAIFVATIIGLIIKPMPMGSVAILSLTAIVLTRTLGLEEALSGFQNSTIWLIVIAFFISRGFIKTGLGSRIAYLFVRLFGKKTLGLSYSLIGSDLILSPAMPSNTARAGGIIFPIIQSLSNSYGSRSGDGTERKIGSFLVTASYQGNAITSAMFLTAMAANPLAASAAESITGESISWGLWILASIVPGIISLIIIPFVVFKLYPPEIKETPKATEMATEKLQSMGKLKQSEWFMIAVFFLLLVLWIFGGSFGIGSTTAAFIGLVVLLLTEVLTWSDIKQEQGAWDTLVWFAVLVMMANYLNELGLVPWFSDIMSNVVSTLSWPVALLLLAIVYFYSHYFFASNTAHVSAMYAAFLSVVVAAGAPPLLSALLLAFFSNLFGCLTHYGSGPAPVFFGAGFVSQQKWWGLGFIISIIHLIVWIGIGGVWWKIIGLW; encoded by the coding sequence ATGGCTGATTCATCTAACAAACCTAAACGGGAAGTCAAATGGATTCCGCTCCTTATTACGGTTTTAATAGGAGTCATTCTTTGGTTCATTCCCTCACCTGATGGTGTAAAAGAAGAAGCTTGGCATTTATTCGCCATTTTTGTAGCAACCATCATCGGCTTGATTATCAAGCCGATGCCGATGGGAAGTGTCGCCATCTTATCTTTAACAGCTATCGTATTAACACGCACACTAGGATTAGAGGAAGCACTTAGCGGATTTCAAAACAGCACAATTTGGCTGATTGTCATCGCATTTTTCATCTCGAGAGGTTTTATCAAGACTGGTCTTGGTTCCAGAATTGCATATCTATTTGTCCGCTTATTCGGTAAAAAGACATTAGGATTGTCCTATTCCTTAATTGGAAGTGATTTAATTCTTTCGCCAGCGATGCCATCGAACACAGCACGTGCCGGCGGGATTATTTTTCCGATCATTCAATCCTTATCGAATTCTTACGGCTCCAGAAGCGGGGATGGGACAGAGCGCAAGATTGGTTCATTTTTAGTGACTGCTTCTTATCAGGGAAATGCTATCACTTCGGCGATGTTCCTGACAGCTATGGCAGCCAACCCATTGGCTGCCAGCGCTGCAGAAAGCATCACTGGAGAATCCATCTCTTGGGGTCTTTGGATTCTTGCATCCATCGTCCCTGGTATTATTAGCTTGATCATTATTCCGTTTGTCGTTTTCAAGCTTTACCCGCCTGAAATTAAAGAAACACCAAAAGCAACGGAAATGGCTACAGAGAAACTGCAAAGCATGGGTAAACTAAAGCAGTCCGAGTGGTTCATGATTGCTGTATTCTTCTTGCTGCTCGTCCTTTGGATTTTCGGTGGAAGTTTTGGTATCGGCTCAACGACTGCTGCATTTATCGGCTTAGTTGTACTCTTGCTGACAGAAGTGCTTACTTGGTCTGACATTAAGCAAGAGCAAGGCGCTTGGGATACACTTGTCTGGTTCGCCGTCCTCGTTATGATGGCAAATTACTTGAACGAACTCGGTCTTGTACCATGGTTCAGTGATATTATGAGTAATGTCGTAAGTACGCTGTCCTGGCCGGTAGCATTGCTATTGCTGGCAATTGTGTATTTCTATTCGCACTACTTCTTTGCTAGTAACACAGCACATGTGAGCGCGATGTACGCTGCCTTCTTGTCCGTTGTTGTAGCAGCTGGTGCCCCTCCGTTATTGTCAGCTCTCTTGTTAGCATTCTTCAGTAACTTGTTCGGATGTCTGACACATTACGGCAGCGGTCCTGCTCCAGTATTCTTCGGTGCGGGCTTTGTCTCTCAGCAAAAATGGTGGGGACTCGGTTTCATCATCTCCATTATCCATCTAATTGTCTGGATTGGTATTGGCGGTGTCTGGTGGAAAATCATCGGTTTATGGTAA